In a genomic window of Anaerolineales bacterium:
- a CDS encoding LL-diaminopimelate aminotransferase, producing MVNPRFRMVKRNPNIAKLPAGYLFPEIGRRRRALLEKHPDAKVISLGIGNTTEPLTPHIAAGLRDAAVRLGTPEGYSGYDDDPRGQALLQNLKAKISEKWYRGRIAPEEIYISDGAKCDCSRLQILFGAGVSIAVQDPAYPVYVDGSVMIGATGAHDPDRGQFEGLAYLPCTPDNGFFPDLSAAPRTDLIYFCSPNNPTGAVSTREQLKRLVDFAKRNGSIVIFDAAYAAYIRDDRLPRSVFEIEAAREVALEVNSFSKSIGFTGVRLGWTAIPKELAFIDGTPVGKDWGRVTSTVFNGASNIAQYGGLAALDDEGLAEMRGTVGYYMENARIIKAGLTGLGWKSYGGVDSPYVWAEFPGRKSWDVFTEILEKAHVVTTPGSGFGPAGEGFLRFSAFGHRADVEEAVARLKERL from the coding sequence ATGGTAAATCCGAGGTTCCGCATGGTCAAACGCAACCCGAACATCGCCAAACTTCCGGCCGGATATCTCTTTCCCGAGATCGGCCGGCGGCGGCGCGCCCTGCTCGAAAAGCATCCCGACGCCAAGGTCATCAGCTTGGGGATCGGCAACACCACCGAGCCGCTCACGCCGCACATCGCCGCCGGCCTGCGCGACGCGGCGGTCCGGCTCGGCACGCCCGAAGGGTACTCCGGCTACGACGACGACCCCAGGGGCCAGGCGCTGCTCCAGAATCTGAAGGCCAAGATTTCCGAAAAGTGGTACCGCGGCCGGATCGCGCCGGAGGAGATCTATATTTCCGATGGGGCCAAATGCGACTGCAGCCGGCTGCAGATTCTGTTCGGCGCGGGAGTCTCGATCGCCGTCCAGGACCCGGCCTACCCGGTGTATGTCGACGGCAGCGTCATGATCGGCGCGACCGGCGCGCACGATCCGGACCGCGGCCAGTTCGAGGGCCTCGCCTACCTGCCCTGCACGCCGGACAATGGATTCTTCCCCGATCTCTCCGCCGCCCCGCGGACCGATCTGATCTACTTCTGCTCGCCCAACAACCCCACCGGCGCGGTCTCGACCCGCGAACAGCTTAAGCGGCTGGTGGATTTCGCCAAGCGCAACGGGTCGATCGTCATCTTCGACGCCGCTTACGCCGCCTACATCCGGGACGACCGTCTGCCACGCTCCGTCTTCGAGATCGAAGCCGCGCGCGAAGTCGCGCTCGAAGTCAACTCGTTCTCCAAGTCGATCGGATTCACCGGCGTGCGGCTGGGGTGGACGGCCATCCCGAAGGAGCTCGCCTTCATCGACGGGACGCCGGTGGGAAAGGACTGGGGCCGGGTGACGAGCACCGTCTTCAACGGCGCTTCGAACATCGCCCAATATGGAGGGCTGGCGGCGCTCGACGACGAAGGGCTCGCGGAAATGCGCGGGACGGTCGGCTACTACATGGAAAATGCGCGGATTATTAAAGCCGGATTGACCGGGTTGGGGTGGAAAAGCTACGGCGGGGTCGATTCACCTTACGTGTGGGCGGAATTCCCCGGGCGGAAATCCTGGGACGTATTCACCGAGATCCTCGAAAAGGCGCATGTGGTCACCACGCCCGGCTCCGGCTTCGGCCCCGCCGGGGAAGGGTTTCTCCGCTTCAGCGCCTTCGGCCACCGCGCCGACGTGGAGGAGGCGGTGGCAAGGTTAAAGGAGCGGCTGTAG
- a CDS encoding ABC transporter ATP-binding protein, translated as MTIAIEVKNVYKSYRLAEDSVEVLRNVNLEVERGDFISIMGPSGSGKSTLLYLMGGLERATQGSIRLNGVEMRTLDDERESRMRRRDIGFVFQAYNLIDNLTLEENILLPALLEGKKKKDVLPRAEELMAAAGILKRRGHTPRELSGGEQQRTAIARALINEPGILFADEPIGNLDSRAGDGILSLLRAINREKGITILMVTHSEDATSYGKRVIRLRDGEVVQ; from the coding sequence ATGACCATCGCGATCGAAGTGAAGAACGTCTACAAATCCTACCGACTGGCGGAAGATTCGGTTGAGGTGCTGAGGAACGTCAACCTGGAAGTCGAACGGGGAGATTTCATCTCCATCATGGGGCCTTCGGGCTCGGGCAAGAGCACGCTGCTCTACTTGATGGGCGGGCTGGAAAGGGCGACTCAAGGCTCGATCCGGCTCAACGGCGTGGAGATGCGGACGCTCGACGACGAGCGGGAGAGCCGGATGCGCCGGCGCGACATCGGCTTCGTCTTCCAGGCCTACAACCTGATCGACAACCTGACGCTCGAAGAGAACATCCTATTGCCCGCGCTGCTGGAGGGGAAGAAGAAGAAGGACGTCCTCCCGCGGGCCGAGGAACTGATGGCGGCGGCGGGGATTCTCAAACGCCGCGGCCACACGCCGCGCGAACTCTCCGGCGGCGAGCAGCAGCGCACCGCGATCGCCCGCGCGCTGATCAACGAGCCGGGCATCCTCTTCGCCGACGAGCCGATTGGCAACCTCGACAGCCGCGCCGGCGACGGGATCCTTTCGCTCCTGCGCGCGATCAATCGCGAAAAGGGGATCACCATCCTGATGGTGACGCACTCCGAGGACGCGACCAGCTACGGCAAGCGGGTTATCCGCCTGCGCGACGGGGAAGTGGTGCAGTAA
- a CDS encoding ABC transporter permease encodes MIVKPFLISLLEKKARTLLVLFSISISAALVFANECFARTVERGFYESGVRWSGDSDLIVETQNAVGAEEWIDPARLAAYAGGFQYAQPAVRQKALYAPGGPEMHWFTILGVDVAEFDRRNPLTLHEGAFAEWSGNTVIIGQTYADLYGLRTGDVMRLELNNAEYDFRIAGVAAPRGLFLRELADGGFLLAPRETLARIFGGECNILFLKLRDGSQVEAVKEQLTADLPGYRVEYGVNESMIASETQTYVMPFWISSAAVVFMCMFIIFAAFHLITLELIPLIGTLRSVGATRRRINAVLIGEAAALGALGGLAGCVLGVGVLEFIKSRYAAGDDIVLNTAAVIGAREALTAVAAATAITAAGAVVPILRMTKIPIRNIILNEPGKGRSRPSRLWAAGAALLAACPLVTPLLPGSFAGMIAAAALVAGALAGLVLLIPFLTRHAARLAARIPGLGQEIVLGIRNIHDNRSLMNNIQLFSASIAIVAFMASLFGTMGADLVKSYERDCRYDISLTLRHSDPETLAALAGVEGVEATAGSHQYYFALPDRGVYLNVLYGIENADFFEFNRVGGLEAVGPALADLSAGRNIILTNVLKDKLGLKAGDALSIQFSERTVPYTVTGFVETNDGIGHVGYISAANFRADAGVSDYDYIYIKAAGSADSVKNNILRALGKEVMRIDTKRELMQANADKVVGIFTAINTYAQLALLTGILGIVNNLAASFLERKRSFAMLRCVGMSKRSLNRMLVAEAAAMGVLGTAFGLACALVMSAGIPAVVSVMWGKVEVMLAAKEMAAMGAAGILAMLAISAVPVMSIDRLSLVQTLKYE; translated from the coding sequence GTGATCGTCAAACCGTTCCTGATATCCCTGCTCGAGAAGAAGGCCCGCACCCTCCTGGTGCTGTTCTCGATTTCGATTTCCGCGGCGCTGGTGTTCGCCAACGAGTGCTTCGCCCGCACCGTCGAGCGCGGGTTCTACGAATCCGGCGTCCGCTGGAGCGGCGATTCGGACCTGATCGTCGAGACTCAAAACGCGGTCGGCGCCGAGGAGTGGATCGACCCGGCCCGGCTCGCGGCCTACGCTGGCGGGTTCCAGTACGCCCAGCCCGCCGTCCGCCAGAAGGCGCTCTACGCGCCCGGCGGGCCGGAGATGCACTGGTTCACGATCCTCGGCGTGGACGTCGCCGAGTTCGACCGCCGCAACCCGCTCACGCTCCATGAAGGCGCGTTTGCGGAGTGGAGCGGGAACACCGTCATCATCGGGCAGACCTACGCCGACCTCTACGGCCTGAGGACCGGCGACGTGATGCGCCTGGAGCTCAACAACGCGGAGTACGATTTCCGCATCGCCGGGGTCGCCGCGCCCAGGGGCTTGTTCCTGCGCGAACTCGCCGACGGCGGCTTTCTCCTCGCCCCGCGCGAGACGCTGGCCCGGATTTTCGGCGGCGAATGCAACATCCTCTTCCTCAAGCTTAGGGACGGCTCGCAGGTGGAGGCTGTGAAGGAGCAACTGACGGCGGACCTGCCCGGCTACCGGGTTGAGTACGGCGTCAACGAATCGATGATCGCCTCCGAAACGCAGACCTACGTGATGCCGTTCTGGATCTCCTCGGCGGCGGTCGTGTTCATGTGCATGTTCATCATCTTCGCCGCCTTCCACCTGATCACGCTCGAGCTGATCCCCCTGATCGGCACGCTGCGCAGCGTCGGCGCCACGCGCCGGCGGATCAACGCCGTGCTGATCGGCGAAGCCGCCGCGCTCGGCGCGCTCGGCGGGCTTGCCGGATGCGTCCTGGGAGTCGGCGTGCTGGAGTTCATCAAATCCCGCTACGCCGCGGGCGACGACATCGTACTGAACACCGCCGCCGTGATCGGCGCGCGCGAGGCGCTGACGGCGGTCGCCGCCGCGACGGCGATCACCGCCGCCGGCGCCGTCGTCCCCATCCTGCGGATGACGAAGATCCCCATCCGCAACATCATCCTCAACGAGCCCGGCAAGGGCCGCAGCCGGCCCTCCCGCTTGTGGGCGGCCGGCGCGGCGCTCCTCGCCGCCTGCCCCCTCGTCACACCGCTCCTCCCGGGCTCGTTCGCCGGGATGATCGCCGCGGCGGCCCTCGTCGCCGGCGCGCTGGCGGGGCTGGTCCTTCTCATCCCGTTCCTCACCCGCCACGCCGCCCGCCTGGCCGCGCGCATACCCGGCCTCGGCCAAGAGATCGTCCTCGGCATCCGCAATATCCACGACAACCGCAGCCTGATGAACAACATCCAGCTCTTTTCCGCCTCGATTGCGATCGTCGCCTTCATGGCCTCGCTGTTCGGGACGATGGGTGCGGACCTCGTAAAATCCTACGAGCGGGATTGCCGCTACGACATCTCCCTGACCCTGAGGCATTCCGATCCGGAGACACTGGCGGCGTTGGCCGGGGTCGAGGGGGTCGAAGCGACGGCCGGGAGCCACCAGTATTATTTCGCCCTGCCGGATCGCGGCGTCTACCTGAACGTGCTCTACGGGATCGAGAACGCCGATTTCTTCGAGTTCAACCGGGTCGGCGGGCTGGAGGCCGTCGGGCCGGCGCTGGCGGATCTTTCCGCCGGCCGCAACATCATCCTCACCAACGTGCTCAAGGACAAACTCGGCCTCAAGGCGGGTGACGCACTCAGCATCCAATTCAGCGAGCGGACGGTTCCGTACACCGTCACCGGCTTCGTCGAGACCAACGACGGCATCGGGCACGTCGGTTACATTTCCGCCGCCAATTTCCGCGCGGACGCCGGCGTCTCGGATTACGACTACATCTACATCAAGGCGGCGGGTTCGGCCGATTCCGTCAAGAACAACATCCTGCGCGCGCTGGGCAAGGAAGTAATGCGGATCGACACCAAGCGGGAGCTGATGCAGGCCAACGCCGACAAGGTCGTGGGGATCTTCACCGCGATCAACACCTACGCCCAGCTGGCCCTGCTGACCGGCATCCTCGGGATCGTCAACAACCTGGCGGCGAGCTTCCTCGAGCGCAAGCGCTCCTTCGCCATGCTGCGCTGCGTCGGGATGAGCAAGCGCAGCCTCAACCGGATGCTGGTAGCCGAGGCCGCGGCGATGGGCGTGCTGGGGACCGCCTTCGGGCTGGCCTGCGCGCTGGTCATGTCGGCCGGGATCCCGGCGGTGGTGAGCGTGATGTGGGGCAAGGTCGAGGTGATGCTCGCCGCGAAGGAGATGGCGGCGATGGGCGCGGCGGGCATCCTCGCCATGCTGGCGATCTCGGCGGTCCCGGTGATGAGCATCGACCGGCTCAGCCTGGTCCAAACCCTCAAGTACGAGTGA